atatttctctataaatattAAGTCATTAGTCGCACCCtctatttatcatttttaaatcttaattttatatttaattttcaattttaactttattgtcttaaaatcatttttagatttaattttcaatttttcacgttaatttgttattaattttttttaatcaaccaCCACATCAACTAATCCAAAAGATTTGGCTTATTACACTAACTAATTCATTTGATTCAAAATAACGTTAAATTAGTATTTGAAATCTAAATCGGCTAAATTGGCTAATTAAATTCTCAGATTTTTCATCCCCGATCTCATTCCTTAATCTCCAGTCCacatgttaaattaaaaaagaaaaatgactctCCCTATTTTTTTGGCATCATGttaaactaatatatattttgcatgcacACTTTATATGAtaacataatacatatttttataATCTATTCAGTATCTATGGGTTGGTTTCTCTTTTTGCTCATTTTAATGGATGGTTTTGGTAATATGTTAGGAAATTTCACAtttaaattattgaataaataaatcCCTATCTTTTGACCTTCACAAATTTTgatagtaatttttttaaaaatcacatttatacttaaaattttaatttatattaaataaaaaggaaaaagaatatcATTTTGTATTCTCTAATTGCCCATTCAGGTTAAACAAAGGggacaattaaaaaaaaaacattctatCTCTATCTCATATTATCAACCTACCTCTAATTCacctacaaataaaaaattattatttttaatctcaAGCTATCTAAAAACCTATTATTCAACATTAAATTAAAGtagattttcaaaaagaaaaaaaaacattttatctttaattcaggttaaaaagaaaataattagataaaaaaaaccacaattttatttgatatccttaaataatctcattatatccaattttaaatacatgacaaatattaaaaaaacattcatCTTAAATgcataagaaaacaaaaatgaaactCATTTTATCTAATAATTTCGAGATTTGATTTaagattaaataaattaaattttgaatccagaatttcaatataaatgttcTAGATTATGCTCGCAATTTTCTAAggtatctattttttttcctctctttcttctccttttttctcGATTCtatatttcatcatggtttttTCCCTTCTTTGATATCTATACCAGTTTGATTTCTACTCTTTTATTTTGTTaacatgtttttatttatttagaaccctattgaaaatatatttatttcttttccttttctcattaacattttttttaacttctatAGGTAAATCATTTCTCCAATTATTCTTATATGTATGGTTTTTTTCCCCAATTTTTTCCACTTGTAAAGTATTGTGTATGTCGTTGTTCACTAAACTTATaatcttatatatatttttttggagGACGGATGAGACAATATTCTTTATgtttattaatgttttattcTTCCATGTGAGTAGAGATGTTCAGGGGGCGGGGGATGCCATTCCCCTTCGTGAAATTCCTCGCAGGAATAGGACGGGGATTTacattgtttattatggttagttttagatgataatttgaatttaaagataaattactcaaattttagtccaaaaaaactaattaattttttaatagaaagaaataaatataaatcaaattattcacatatttaatctaaatttaaacctatttattatctttcccaataaataatcaaatttgaaatttaaatgtaatatttatataataataataataacataacattaaataactatattaaataaatatgtaaaagcgaGGCGTGTCTCcgtccccgtttagctcacggggaattttttccccactccctccccGGGAAAATTCCCGCTCCGTTCGGGGCGAGGCCCTATGatgaaattggacatctctacatGTGAGGTTGAGATTGAAtagtatttttgttttttgtttttataaaagaatagtatttttttgttcaataaagaattattattattattattattaattcaaagtggtttagttttattttagtgttttttttttattataaatgcgAACAATAttacttagtttttttttttcctttcattttttttgtttttattttaaagggAGTTTGTTTGTTCTCTCCATATCAAACATgtaaattaataatagaaaaaaaggtTGGAGAACATCTTTTTTTATAGTTCTCTTCAATCATTCCCTCGTAAATACTCAAATTTACTTTATTAGGTGTTATATGTATAGGAGTCTCATTTCaatatatgtactttttattttaagccTTATGAAACACAACTAGTTTCAACTGGTATTTCTTTAAAAAcgaaaatagaaagaaaaagttAGATACATatctattttattaaaaaattatagtaaaaataagagagaataataaaataactaataAAGAGATTATAATAATGAATCGAAGTAGCATAAGAAAATTTcctaattaatttcaaaaggtTAGAAGAGTAATTATCTTGGTGAATATATTCCATAAATTTATCAAACGTATCCGATTTACAACACAAATATAAGATTTTGACGAACCCTAGATTGAGTTTCATTTTTGGGAAATTTTACTCTTCCGATTATTCTCCTTTCCCGCTGTGTAATACTTCAGATTTTCGCAAACCTCCCGCCATTCATGTGAATAATTTCCCTTTTAGTTTGGTACCCAATTCTCTGCATCACTTAGCGTGAAGAAATTCTGGGGCACGATTTGTTTTGCAAACTATAGACTATGAAAGGAAGAAATTCTGGGAATTTGTCGAACCCATGTTTGACGATGCATCAGCCATGGGCTTCTTTGCTTGTCTATGGAATTAAACGCATCGAGGGCAGGTCCTGGTCTGCTCCCCTCAGAGGTTCGTTCTTCTCGAAATCCCATATCCTTTCAAATCTACTTTTTGGCACGAGGCtctatataatttgtttgaatGTTGGAATAACACAAAAGCATAGTAGAATTGAGAAGTAGAATTGGGCAATCGTGCGTTTGTAGTAACTTTACCGTTTGCCCTTTGTTTGATTTTGGATCATATGCTTCTATCTTCTAACTCTAAAATCTATTATGTTGGGAATTAGGGTCCGTTTGGATGGACaaaactatttaaattaatttgaaattgtttcaaaagttatttcaagtctttaatttttttttttaaaatgacttattttcaaaattaaaacttgaaAAGTTTAACCAAACACATTTGTCGTCTTTGATTTTCTGTTTCTGAAAACCATGCTTATTTACTTATATTTTTAGTTGGGGGCTTcttacaataaatataatttctaCCTCTTGACATTCTTAGCCAGAATTTAGAAGCTAATTAGTTATAAACACTTGGTATTGTTTtagaaatttgactaagatttCTAGGGCTATTGTAGAGTGAAAAACTAAAAGAAGACCTTATAAGAGAAAAAGGGGTTTTTGGAAAATAATGTATGTTTACTAACTACCCCATATGTGTTTtacattttgtttttgatttagGTGTGTTGCAGATGGAATCATTCAAGTTTTTATGCAATAATAGCTGAAGTCTAAAATAACAGATCTAATAGTGATTAGAATGGTTGAATGCCCCGCaatcacacacatatatatatatatggacatTGTTGAACATTGAATGTTTGTGAGTGTGTCTGTGTcctattttagttattttgtttgtttttcgtACAGGTGTATGTATCTTTTGTTAATTTAGTGCCCTCTTCCTTATGGATATGGTTTTGTAAGGATTATTCTAAATTCTGAATTTTGATCTCTGAAGGCCGTCTTTGGATTCATGCTGCGAGTAAGGTTCCTGAGGATTCTACAATCAAAGCAATGGAGGATTTCTATAGGGAACTCTATGCTTTGGATGGAATTACTGATCTTAAGTTTCCAGAACATTATCCTGTTTCAAGACTTTTAGGTATAGAGAACTCTATTACTCATGTTACTGGTTCTTGCGTTTTCTTTGGCACTCTTTTTCAACTCTATCCCAATATTCCGGCAACTGAAATATCTCGTTGCATAAAGTTATTGTTTGGAGTCCATCATTAAAGTGACACCATCATTATTTCTTACATTTTTGTTCATTCAGGGTGTGTTGAAGTGGTTGGCTGTGTTGGTGGTGAAGAACTGAAAAATTGGGATAAAGTACCTGAAGGGGTGGGTGGCCTTGTTTTCCGCATCCACACCTTATTTTCTGAGAtatcttaattaaaagaaagctAACAAAAGTATACCAATTTTATTTGAACACAGGTTAGAGTAGAAGCTCAAACTGATTTCTGTTGGCTCTGTGAACAACCACAGGTGTGTACTGATTTGAACATGAAATCAAATTTCAGCAGAATAATAGATAGTTTACTGAATGGCATTTCTTTTTAATCGTTTCAGAAATTGCTGATTCCGTTCGAGATGCGCGGTTACCAGGGTGTTTATAACTTAGAAAAGAGGGTAAAATGTGAACCTTGTTCTGATTCTCTTTTTAATTCTTATTTTGTGTGCTTCCGTATGTTCTAATATCGAATTGTGTTTGGTCAGATATTGGAAGCAGCAGTAAGAGGTCTCACCCGTGTTAAATGCCCACTGCCTGTAAAGTTTCAACTTCCAGATCCTAGAGATCCATTCTCCTTGAGGCCAGGATCTGTCTCATTATGTTCTCCCAAGTCTAAAGGATCTAGATCTGAAGTGGAGAAGTCATCTAAACTCAATGCTGCGATAGCTGGTGCTCGAGCAGCCGCTACTCAGTTTACGAGAAAGTACCAGGACCCCCAAACTTCTGTCCACGACCATACTTCGTCTAGTTTTGGAACGGCAGGTAAGTCCAGAACTGAATTCTTGGAAGGAGATCGATTTCAATCTTCCAATTTCCGTCAAGACGAGGTTTCACGAGCAAATATCGGGGAACAAACTGTTAGCTACCACACTCGATCTCAGGCACTTTGTGCACACACACAGCCGCAAAATGGAGCTCCTTCTAaggtatgatttttttaaaagaaaaatatgaccATAATTAGCACTTCATTTTTAAAGATGGtacaaattgatatttttacttGGAAAAACAGATGTCATTCCAAGTTCATACTAAGATGTTTTGTATTCTTATTTGTGATGCCGTTATCGATTGCTACTCGGAATTAATGAGCAGTCTCGTGTTGTGTTTAGATCTTTGCGGCTGCAGTGAGAGGACTGAGACCGACATGAATGTTGATCGATTCAACTGCAGATAGG
This DNA window, taken from Benincasa hispida cultivar B227 chromosome 6, ASM972705v1, whole genome shotgun sequence, encodes the following:
- the LOC120079387 gene encoding uncharacterized protein LOC120079387 gives rise to the protein MKGRNSGNLSNPCLTMHQPWASLLVYGIKRIEGRSWSAPLRGRLWIHAASKVPEDSTIKAMEDFYRELYALDGITDLKFPEHYPVSRLLGCVEVVGCVGGEELKNWDKVPEGVRVEAQTDFCWLCEQPQKLLIPFEMRGYQGVYNLEKRILEAAVRGLTRVKCPLPVKFQLPDPRDPFSLRPGSVSLCSPKSKGSRSEVEKSSKLNAAIAGARAAATQFTRKYQDPQTSVHDHTSSSFGTAGKSRTEFLEGDRFQSSNFRQDEVSRANIGEQTVSYHTRSQALCAHTQPQNGAPSKIFAAAVRGLRPT